Proteins from a single region of Psilocybe cubensis strain MGC-MH-2018 chromosome 3, whole genome shotgun sequence:
- a CDS encoding Glia maturation factor beta: protein MSGTVLVDIPQEVKDSLRKFRFKRRSQGSAAIVIKINKAKLVMEEVEQFDDVTIEELAEELPENSPRYVVLSYELKHKDGRTSFPLVLINWSPSSSETGMLTLHASALLNFQNTADVSKVIEVRDGPEGLTKEVIDAKLLA from the exons ATG AGCGGAACTGTACTGGTCGATATACCCCAAGAAGTCAAGGACTCCCTTCGTAAATTTCGCTTCAAGCGCCGGAGCCAGGGAAGCGCTGCGATCGTCATCAAGATCAACAAAGCCAAGCTGGTCATGGAAGAGGTTGAACAATTCGACGACGTAACCATCGAAGAATTGGCTGAAG AATTACCAGAGAACTCACCACGCTATGTGGTATTGTCCTATGAACTGAAGCACAAGGATGGCCGAACATCCTTCCCGCTGGTTCTGATTAATTGGTCCCCATCATCCAGCGAGACGGGCATGCTGACTCTTCATGCAAGCGCTCTTCTCAACTTCCAGAATACA GCCGATGTCAGTAAAGTTATTGAGGTACGCGATGGTCCTGAAGGGCTCACAAAGGAAGTTATCGATGCCAAATTACTCGCATAA
- a CDS encoding D-aminoacyl-tRNA deacylase, with protein sequence MRAIIQCVSEASVTVNNELVSKISKGLMILVGIGTDDTDTDVATLSKKILTLRVFSDPSNPQNMWKASVKDIDGDILCVSQFTLMANTSKGNKPDFHRAMATEPSRAMYAKFLESLRTSYKAEKIQDGVFGAMMSVSLTNEGPVTITLDSRKFEYVETADSSKKGEKKLKAASETKTVETPIQVPTSAS encoded by the exons ATGCGAGCAATTATTCAATGTGTGTCGGAAGCCTCCGTTACAG TTAATAACGAACTTGTTTCCAAAATATCCAAGGGCCTCATGATACTTGTTGGAATTGGGACAG ATGATACTGATACCGATGTCGCGACGTTGTCTAAAAAGAT ACTAACTCTCCGAGTATTTTCCGACCCATCCAACCCACAGAATATGTGGAAAGCTAGCGTAAAAGATATCGATGGCGATATCCTCTGCGTATCGCAGTTCACATTAATGGCCAATACTTCTAAAGGAAATAAACCTGATTTTCATCGAGCGATG GCGACTGAGCCTTCACGGGCGATGTATGCCAAATTTTTAGAATCTCTCAGAACATCCTACAAGGCTGAAAAGATTCAAG ATGGGGTGTTCGGTGCGATGATGAGCGTTAGCTTAACGAACGAG GGCCCTGTGACTATAACATTGGATTCTCGCAAATTCGAATACGTTGAGACAGCCGATAGCAGTAAAAAGGGTGAAAAGAAGCTGAAAGCAGCTTCTGAGACCAAAACCGTAGAAACCCCTATCCAAGT TCCGACAAGCGCATCTTGA
- a CDS encoding Cell division control protein 4 — translation MSTSQRPVLVLQPSVNTTTVTTTTTTTTTYAPIQLPHLPPPSSPKDPKSYPLLHANLPQSLRRFPLVFPNGARAIFRDGDGGDEDMQEDEEVVSGVGWRMLKRDEGLQDTNVVGLAEAVERYGKKRSHNSDDMMEGIEVPSGSNATVPPPRKKARAAALPQISTVNAAAPPSPLPSPHGSPSPENIWPSAPPSGTSSPLPQAPLQPDLALTTLLTLPSLLSHFTALPAPLQSHFLLTLLRHSPLPVLRTLHSVLSPTLARDFLTLLPPELVSHILSFLPFSTLARASRVSRSWRAIIDSDPVLWRDLLKSTKIWFGGDSENSFANSIYASRRHAMRNQPPVPNPLPLPHPYKMLFKSRHLTRTRWVNNPEPKHVSFPAHGSSVVTCLIFSHGRIISASDDHSIHVYSPDTGERLRALTGHDGGVWALAACKDTLVSGSTDRTVRIWDLATGRCTHVFGGHTSTVRCLAIVKPEMIDVERDGVITKEKWPKRPLIVTGSRDHSLRVWTLPRPGDAEFRCFGDEDQVDLAEVCDADENPYHRLHLEGHDHAVRALAARGRTLVSGSYDCTVRVWDIITGTCKWVLVGHTQKVYSVVLDLGRNQACSGSMDGTVRVWNLQSGQCQHTLTGHTSLVGLLGLSPSYLVSAAADSTLRIWDPDTGELRHTLASHTGAITCFQHDEFKVLSGSDGNLKMWNVRDGSIVRDLLTGITGVWQVVFEGRWCVAASNRNDATVLDVWDFGNENDDDWLGEPPGGLYDEDIFSDDGDDDDKIKFYKNKRFDDEDEEDEDDDDEQADVDAMDQDLVPSESESFVEVDAPQSRQTNSQRLQTESRSSADIEIDADTSEGVEASRWAPGAAARQNSRLKVSAVSSSSRRPLNLAEPSSSSGPARTLPNNDETPTRPRIRTHHTNRRRA, via the exons ATGAGCACCAGCCAGCGGCCAGTCCTCGTCCTACAGCCGTCGGTCAATACCACCAC TGTGACCACAACGAcgacaaccacaaccacctaCGCGCCAATACAGCTTCCACATTTACCTCCGCCCTCTTCACCCAAAGACCCAAAGAGCTATCCACTTCTTCATGCAAATCTACCCCAGTCTCTGCGTCGCTTCCCTTTGGTCTTCCCTAATGGTGCACGCGCCATATTtcgcgatggcgatggcgggGACGAAGATATGcaggaggatgaagaagtcGTGTCCGGAGTAGGATGGCGCATGTTGAAACGAGATGAGGGATTACAAGATACCAATGTCGTGGGTCTAGCAGAGGCCGTTGAACGCTATGGGAAGAAGCGTTCTCACAACTCGGACGACATGATGGAAGGAATTGAAGTGCCTTCAGGGTCTAACGCTACTGTGCCACCACCGCGAAAGAAAGCTCGGGCAGCTGCACTACCGCAAATATCAACAGTCAATGCAGCTGcacctccctctcctctcccctCACCACATGGATCACCTTCCCCCGAGAATATATGGCCGTCAGCGCCACCTAGTGGCACATCGTCACCGTTACCCCAGGCACCACTACAACCCGACCTGGCTCTCACGACGCTTCTGACGTTGCCTTCCTTGCTGTCTCATTTTACAGCACTTCCCGCTCCTTTACAAAGTCATTTCCTTTTGACTCTGTTGCGCCATTCGCCTCTTCCTGTGTTGCGCACACTGCACTCCGTGTTATCCCCGACCCTCGCGCGCGATTTTCTCACCCTCCTTCCTCCAGAGCTCGTCTCACATATCTTGAGTTTTTTGCCTTTCTCAACACTTGCTCGTGCCTCAAGAGTATCCCGGTCGTGGCGGGCAATCATCGATTCAGATCCTGTGCTGTGGCGAGATCTTTTGAAAAGCACCAAGATATGGTTTGGTGGCGACTCCGAAAATTCGTTCGCCAACTCCATCTATGCCAGTCGACGTCATGCCATGCGTAATCAGCCTCCAGTTCCGAATCCTCTTCCCCTTCCACATCCCTACAAAATGCTTTTCAAGTCCAGGCATTTAACCCGTACAAGATGGGTAAACAACCCGGAGCCCAAGCATGTATCTTTCCCGGCGCACGGCTCATCCGTCGTCACATGTCTAATCTTCTCACATGGACGCATCATTTCGGCTTCAGACGATCATTCAATCCATGTTTACTCACCAGATACTGGTGAACGACTGCGTGCCCTTACTGGCCACGACGGTGGTGTATGGGCGTTGGCCGCCTGCAAGGACACCCTTGTTAGTGGCTCTACAGACCGTACAGTCCGTATTTGGGATCTAGCGACAGGTAGATGTACCCATGTCTTTGGAGGACATACTAGTACTGTTCGATGTCTCGCAATCGTCAAACCTGAAATGATTGACGTTGAACGCGATGGAGTTATCACCAAAGAAAAGTGGCCGAAACGACCACTAATCGTAACAGGGAGTAGAGATCACTCTCTGCGAGTTTGGACTTTACCTCGTCCTGGAGATGCTGAATTCAGATGTTTTGGAGACGAGGATCAAGTTGACCTTGCTGAAGTTTGT GACGCCGACGAGAATCCGTATCACAGACTACATCTGGAAGGTCATGACCATGCCGTTCGTGCTCTGGCTGCCAGAGGTCGGACGTTGGTATCGGGGAGTTATGATTGTACAGTTCGTGTTTGGGACATAATTACTGGTACTTGCAAATGGGTTTTAGTTGGACACACCCAGAAAG TCTACAGTGTTGTGCTTGATCTAGGTCGTAATCAAGCCTGTTCAGGCTCCATGGATGGAACGGTCCGCGTTTGGAATCTTCAATCGGGACAATGTCAACATACCCTGACAGGTCATACATCGCTTGTCGGCTTGCTAGGCCTTTCCCCGTCGTATCTTGTTTCTGCAGCTGCCGATTCCACCCTTCGGATATGGGATCCAGACACCGGAGAACTTCGCCACACTCTTGCGTCGCATACGGGTGCGATTACATGCTTCCAACATGACGAATTCAAAGTTCTCAGTGGATCAGACGGCAATTTGAAAATGTGGAATGTTAGAGACGGAAGCATCGTTCGAGATCTCTTGACAGGCATCACTGGTGTTTGGCAGGTGGTATTTGAAGGAAGGTGGTGTGTCGCTGCAAGTAATCGGAACGACGCGACCGTACTCGATGTTTGGGACTTCGGTAATGAGAATGATGATGACTGGTTGGGTGAACCTCCAGGTGGCCTATATGACGAGGACATTTTCAGCGATGAtggtgacgacgacgacaaaatCAAATTTTACAAAAACAAAcgttttgatgatgaagatgaggaggatgaggacgacgatgacgaacaGGCTGATGTTGATGCTATGGACCAGGACCTTGTCCCATCCGAGAGCGAATCGTTTGTTGAAGTTGATGCTCCACAATCACGACAAACCAATTCACAACGTCTTCAAACTGAATCAAGGTCTTCTGCCGACATTGAGATTGATGCAGACACCTCGGAAGGCGTCGAGGCCTCTCGCTGGGCACCAGGTGCCGCCGCCAGACAAAACTCGCGGCTGAAGGTATCGGCTGTTTCCAGTTCATCTCGTCGGCCTCTCAACCTTGCAGAgccctcatcatcgtcaggACCTGCGAGGACGCTACCTAATAACGATGAAACGCCAACACGGCCGCGCATACGAACCCACCATACTAATCGGCGGCGCGCATAG
- a CDS encoding putative membrane protein C14C4.07, whose protein sequence is MAMASNGQTSSHDSSPSHPRHAPSRKSTKNSTISFMQQPESLILPDGAIGADAAELLEEFVHPHHPGRAYLTETTLVESDTSAGDESDNNSRKEVKSPWWKKPSPWWLLMLMPFTAIATSATIAPRIEMYTILACKTHRPDIFREVYPDYDMQGLASALSRSSDQVGPTYASNSSSVLSALSEVSFLSTDTWTDGIENMSRRPIKKNKCAADPTVAAAVAKLTAVISTWMGTLSILTTGWWGAFSDRYGRTRVMGIFILSLLFADLMFIMVAKISHRLPGGYWFLVIGPSLEGLLGGSATAMAASHGYLADSTTETTRTRVFSLYLGFHFTGMSLGSAIGSLLIRYTGHILSVFYLATILHLIYTILVWTVVPESLTQEQMDEAKENYADELLESSNNHNRNPASIRIIPYIKRLFSFLSPLAVFKPTVTKPGQNPLAKPKKDYNLALVAIAYGATISLMGSNSYKYQYAESTFGWKTTTVGYWVSLTGVTRALFLTVVLPVIIKILKPEPAQIRLPADPNETTPLIRGASNGKRTRRSISSSRVMRHREVHSPAFDLGLARASLAVEIVGYAMMGLAPVGWMFMLFGVVGSFGTGFSPAVQSVILSLYASRGGTEIGRLYGALSVIQALCSQIVGPSVYAFAFVKTFGIFPPAIFFISAFCVTTSFVMLSFVRIPKEEGLQPFASVTESGATSEL, encoded by the exons ATGGCCATGGCGTCGAATGGACAAACAAGCTCTCACGATTCATCACCTAGTCACCCAAGACATGCACCATCCAGAAAATCAACCAAAAACTCAACGATATCGTTCATGCAGCAGCCAGAAAGCTTGATTTTGCCGGATGGTGCGATAGGGGCCGATGCTGCTGAGCTACTGGAGGAGTTTGTTCATCCGCATCATCCTGGCCGAGCCTACCTGACGGAGACAACACTGGTGGAATCTGACACCTCTGCTGGAGATGAATCCGACAATAACTCAAGGAAGGAGGTCAAGTCTCCGTGGTGGAAGAAGCCTTCTCCTTGGTG GTTGCTCATGTTAATGCCCTTTACCGCTATTGCCACCTCCGCTACCATAGCACCTCGTATTGAAATGTACACCATTTTAGCTTGCAAGACCCATCGTCCGGATATTTTTCGGGAAGTATATCCAGACTATGATATGCAAGGCCTTGCATCAGCCCTCTCCAGATCTTCTGACCAAGTTGGGCCAACTTATGCATCCAACTCTTCGAGTGTACTATCGGCACTCAGCGAGGTCTCTTTTTTGTCCACGGATACTTGGACGGATGGTATTGAAAACATGTCGAGAAGACCAATCAAAAAGAACAAATGTGCGGCTGATCCTACAgtcgctgctgctgttgcaaAGCTGACAGCAG TAATTTCTACCTGGATGGGCACCCTGAGTATTCTAACAACAGGCTGGTGGGGTGCT TTCTCTGACCGTTATGGACGAACCCGAGTCATGGGGATATTCATCCTCTCGCTCCTATTTGCGGACTTAATGTTTATTATGGTAGCAAAAATATCACACCGCCTTCCAGGGGGATACTGGTTTCTAGTAATTGGACCCTCTTTAGAGGGCCTACTTGGAG GCTCAGCCACTGCTATGGCTGCTAGTCACGGGTATCTGGCGGATAGCACGACTGAAACTACCAG aacaagagTCTTCTCATTATATTTGGGATTCCACTTCACCGGCATGTCACTGGGATCCGCAATTGGTAGCTTGTTAATTCGGTATACCGGCCACATATTATCTGTTTTCTACCTTGCCACAATTCTACACCTCATTTACACCATTCTGGTGTGGACGGTCGTCCCAGAGTCGTTGACTCAGGAGCAGATGGACGAGGCCAAGGAAAATTACGCCGACGAGCTTCTAGAGTCTTCCAACAATCACAACAGAAACCCCGCCTCCATAAGAATCATTCCCTATATCAAACGGCTGTTCTCCTTCTTGAGCCCATTGGCCGTGTTTAAGCCCACAGTTACCAAACCTGGTCAAAATCCTCTTGCGAAGCCAAAGAAGGACTATAACCTGGCGTTGGTTGCCATTGCTTATGGAGCTACTATCTCCCTCATG GGTTCGAACTCATACAAATATCAATATGCAGAGTCGACGTTTGGGTGGAAGACGACGACA GTTGGGTATTGGGTCAGCTTGACCGGGGTCACACGAGCACTTTTCTTGACAGTTGTTCTACCAG TCATTATTAAAATTCTCAAACCTGAACCAGCGCAGATTAGGCTGCCAGCAGATCCCAACGAAACAACACCTCTCATCAGAGGAGCGTCAAATGGGAAACGCACGCGGCGCTCAATATCATCCAGCCGTGTAATGAGGCACAGGGAGGTACACTCTCCCGCTTTTGATCTAGGCTTAGCACGAGCGTCTCTGGCAGTAGAGATTGTTGGCTACGCCATGATGGGTCTTGCACCAGTAGGGTGGATGTTTATGCTATTTGGAGTGGTGGGCTCCTTTGGTACCGGATTCAGTCCCGCCGTGCAAAGTGTCATCCTATCTCTGTATGCGAGCAGAGGTGGCACGGAGATAGGCAGGCTATACGGGGCCCTCAGCGTTATACAGGCATTATG CTCTCAGATTGTCGGGCCATCTGTATATGCGTTCGCGTTTGTCAAGACTTTTGGCATATTTCCACCCGCGATATTTTTTATCAGCGCATTCTGTGTCACGACTTCGTTTGTAATGCTCAGTTTTGTGAGAATTCCAAAGGAAGAAGGCTTGCAACCGTTTGCATCGGTAACGGAATCAGGGGCCACCTCTGAGCTCTGA
- a CDS encoding heme binding, with the protein MESVVLETSLGDIQLELYWNHAPRACKNFAELAKRGYYNGVVFHRIISDFMIQGGDPTGTGRGGTSIYGQKFEDELHPELRFTGAGILAMANSGPNTNGSQFFITLGPTPYLDNKHTIFGRVSSGMRVVQRLGSVATDAQDRPREDVKIHKARTI; encoded by the exons ATGGAATCAGTAGTTCTTGAGACAAGTTTGGGCGACATTCAACTAGAACTCTATTGGAACCATGCACCACGG GCTTGCAAGAActttgcagaacttgcaaAGAGAGGGTACTACAATGGGGTCGTTTTTCACCGCATCATATCA GATTTCATGATCCAAGGTGGAGATCCCACAGGAACCGGGAGGGGTGGCACGAGCATATATGGCCAAAAATT CGAAGATGAATTACATCCGGAGTTGAGATTCACAGGAGCTGGGATTCTTGCCATGGCCAATTCTGGCCCAAATACGAATG GATCTCAGTTTTTCATTACACTCGGGCCAACCCCATACCTCGACAACAAACACACGATCTTCGGGCGTGTAAGCTCAGGTATGAGAGTGGTACAGCGTCTAGGCTCAGTGGCCACAGATGCACAGGATCG ACCTAGGGAGGATGTCAAAATTCACAAAGCCCGCACAATATAA
- a CDS encoding putative membrane protein (putative membrane protein YJL163C), producing the protein MPTQSDVAGSPQRPQQSRTVTSTSQPYVPQPESLILPDGAIGEEAAELLGEFVHPHHIPEETLVGSDDPMEDGSDDELDKRSRLPWWKRPSPWWLLGVLPFTAIAMSATIAPRIEIYTILACSVHKPDIFRQAYPERWAPNNSTFPSVISESPYQPNDIHAYDAHPALPLVNPVYHPASPNSDVIHWSNNSDGTPNRNLCASDPTVLAAVAKLTAVITATMGILSLLTTGWWGAFSDRHGRTRVMGISILALLITDFNFILVAKFYQHLPGGYWFLVVGPALEGLFGGMATGIAAMHGYMADTTAENTRSRMFSLSLGLLFSGMAIGPTLGSLLIRFTGETLSVFYLATAVHLAYTVMVWTVLPEPLTKEQMQNAKDRYNAELSNAASGREQLRPSTRLLVEFSRIFTFLVPLAIFLPKYGGATTNPLKTPGKDYNLALMAIAYGFTISVMGSYTYKFQYAASTFGWSTETIGYWVSLSGATRAIFMAIILPLLIKIFKPKPITLILPATPSEATPLLDSRSGSRSSSTIRRPGIIKKEIHSPAFDLGLARGSLLIEIVAYFAMGITTAPIPFLVLSIFGSLGSGFSPATQSVMLSLYSRRGGTEFGRLFGALSVIQALCSQVIGPTLYGFVFIKTVTFFPAAIFYLTTFSVTISFILLALVRVPKESEYRRESIADLEEPTINPQPQVHHHEETLVDTRT; encoded by the exons ATGCCCACCCAAAGTGACGTCGCTGGTAGCCCACAGCGACCGCAGCAATCCAGGACCGTGACCTCGACATCTCAACCATATGTACCGCAGCCGGAGAGCCTCATTCTTCCAGACGGTGCAATAGGAGAAGAGGCCGCTGAGTTGTTGGGAGAGTTTGTTCACCCCCACCACATCCCAGAAGAGACATTGGTTGGCTCCGACGATCCCATGGAAGACGGGTCAGACGATGAACTGGACAAAAGGTCGAGGCTGCCATGGTGGAAGAGACCATCTCCGTGGTG GTTGCTTGGTGTGCTACCGTTTACAGCTATCGCGATGTCTGCAACGATAGCCCCTCGCATTGAAATATACACCATTCTTGCATGCAGTGTTCATAAACCTGATATCTTCCGTCAAGCATATCCCGAACGCTGGGCCCCTAACAATTCTACCTTTCCATCCGTCATATCTGAATCGCCTTATCAACCCAATGACATACATGCATATGATGCCCACCCTGCTTTACCGCTTGTCAACCCGGTATATCATCCAGCTTCTCCAAACTCTGATGTCATCCACTGGAGCAACAACTCTGACGGAACTCCAAATCGTAACCTATGCGCTTCAGATCCTACAGTATTGGCCGCCGTTGCAAAGTTAACTGCAG TTATAACGGCTACGATGGGCATTCTCAGTCTGCTTACCACTGGGTGGTGGGGTGCT TTCTCTGACCGTCATGGCCGAACTCGCGTCATGGGCATATCCATTTTGGCTCTTCTTATCACGGATTTCAACTTTATTTTAGTGGCCAAATTTTACCAACATCTACCTGGGGGGTACTGGTTCCTTGTTGTAGGCCCAGCCCTAGAAGGTTTATTTGGTG GAATGGCGACCGGCATTGCTGCCATGCATGGATACATGGCTGATACGACGGCTGAAAATACAAG GTCACGAATGTTTTCTCTCAGTCTAGGACTTCTCTTCAGCGGCATGGCTATTGGACCAACTTTAGGAAGCTTGTTGATTCGCTTCACGGGCGAAACACTCTCCGTGTTTTATCTGGCAACTGCAGTTCACCTTGCCTACACGGTAATGGTGTGGACTGTATTGCCTGAACCATTGACAAAAGAGCAAATGCAGAATGCCAAGGACAGATATAATGCAGAGCTGTCAAACGCTGCTAGCGGCCGTGAACAGTTGCGTCCATCCACTCGACTTCTCGTCGAGTTCAGTCGTATCTTTACTTTCTTGGTTCCTTTGGCCATTTTCTTACCAAAGTACGGTGGAGCTACAACAAATCCACTCAAGACTCCTGGGAAGGATTACAACCTTGCTTTGATGGCCATTGCATACGGCTTTACAATCTCTGTTATG GGATCATACACGTACAAATTTCAGTATGCAGCGTCCACTTTTGGCTGGAGCACTGAAACA ATTGGATACTGGGTGAGCCTATCTGGTGCCACTCGAGCGATCTTCATGGCCATTATTTTACCTC TTCTTATCAAAATATTCAAACCGAAACCGATAACCCTTATTCTACCAGCTACGCCTTCCGAAGCCACTCCGCTTCTTGATTCGAGAAGTGGTTCACGGTCATCTTCAACGATTCGACGACCCGGTATaatcaagaaagaaattCACTCCCCTGCATTCGATTTGGGCCTTGCTCGCGGTTCGTTATTGATAGAAATCGTCGCCTATTTcgccatgggtatcacaaCAGCACCGATTCCGTTCTTGGTCCTTAGCATATTTGGTTCTCTAGGTTCAGGATTTAGTCCTGCAACCCAAAGTGTCATGTTGTCTTTATACTCTAGAAGGGGAGGTACCGAATTTGGAAGACTGTTTGGAGCCCTTAGTGTGATTCAGGCTTTATG TTCCCAAGTCATTGGGCCGACCCTCTATGGCTTTGTGTTTATCAAAACTGTCACATTTTTCCCCGCTGCCATATTCTATCTCACGACATTCAGTGTTactatttctttcatcttgcTTGCCCTAGTTCGTGTTCCGAAAGAAAGCGAATATCGACGGGAAAGCATCGCCGACCTAGAAGAACCGACTATTAATCCCCAGCCGCAGGTACACCATCATGAGGAGACCTTGGTGGATACTCGGACTTGA